From Haloglomus litoreum, the proteins below share one genomic window:
- a CDS encoding DUF7511 domain-containing protein, whose product MPASRRTEGERPTGSEPSPALAATLVAYTDRPDRRTIYPPGTNSVARMSTWLTADAGAFVDLDSMR is encoded by the coding sequence ATGCCAGCGTCCCGCCGAACGGAGGGCGAGCGGCCGACCGGCTCCGAACCTTCCCCGGCCCTCGCCGCCACGCTCGTCGCGTACACCGACCGTCCCGACCGCCGGACCATCTACCCGCCGGGGACGAACAGCGTCGCCCGGATGTCGACCTGGCTCACCGCCGACGCGGGCGCGTTCGTCGACCTCGACTCCATGCGGTAG
- a CDS encoding multiprotein bridging factor aMBF1 has translation MVQCEMCGTETAAPKTVKVEGAELDVCSDCADFGTEVRTESSSSTSTKYSTSSSSSSSSSGGGSSSTGSSSSGGGSSSRRRDMFDDMDEVAQDYDQRIRSARESRGLSQEELAKQLNEKASLIRKLERGDVLPSDSVQKKLERALDITLTEGGDDGETEWEGSSSAGTTTLGDVVKRKD, from the coding sequence ATGGTCCAGTGTGAGATGTGCGGGACCGAGACCGCGGCTCCGAAGACGGTGAAGGTCGAGGGAGCCGAACTCGATGTGTGTTCCGACTGTGCCGACTTCGGCACGGAGGTCCGCACCGAGAGCAGTTCCAGCACGTCGACGAAGTACTCCACGTCGTCATCGTCCTCCTCGTCGAGTTCCGGCGGAGGGTCGAGTTCGACCGGCTCGTCGAGTTCCGGCGGGGGCTCCTCGAGCCGCCGCCGCGACATGTTCGACGACATGGACGAGGTGGCCCAGGACTACGACCAGCGCATCCGGTCGGCCCGCGAGTCCCGCGGGCTGAGCCAGGAGGAGCTGGCGAAGCAGCTCAACGAGAAGGCCAGCCTCATCCGGAAACTCGAGCGAGGGGACGTCCTCCCCAGCGACTCCGTCCAGAAGAAACTGGAGCGCGCCCTCGACATCACGCTGACCGAGGGCGGCGACGACGGGGAGACGGAGTGGGAGGGGAGTTCCTCGGCCGGGACGACCACCCTCGGCGACGTGGTCAAGCGCAAGGACTGA
- a CDS encoding fumarylacetoacetate hydrolase family protein, with amino-acid sequence MPKLARIATDAGVERGEYEDGVVTVDSGTYDTTTDEATLLAPCEPSIFYCVGRNFGEKVDQMDYEIPDEPDFFIKPPVSLHPPEQPIPYPSFSSELTYAGELAAVIGERCKHVSEDEVDDVVEGYTVLNDLDCLDQERRTARKAFDASGPLGPVVDTDVDPVGLEMETHINGERRQHDNTENMFVKPREVVAFMSERFTLKPGDVISFGSPANPGLVEPGDEIEIRYEGIGTLRNTVGERE; translated from the coding sequence ATGCCCAAGCTGGCGCGGATTGCAACCGACGCGGGTGTCGAGCGCGGCGAGTACGAGGACGGCGTCGTCACGGTCGACTCCGGGACGTACGACACGACGACCGACGAGGCGACGCTGCTCGCGCCCTGCGAGCCGTCCATCTTCTACTGTGTCGGCCGGAACTTCGGCGAGAAGGTCGACCAGATGGACTACGAGATTCCCGACGAGCCGGACTTCTTCATCAAGCCGCCCGTCTCGCTCCACCCGCCCGAACAGCCCATCCCGTACCCGTCGTTCTCCTCGGAGCTGACCTACGCCGGCGAGCTGGCCGCCGTCATCGGCGAGCGCTGCAAGCACGTGAGCGAGGACGAGGTCGACGACGTGGTGGAGGGCTACACGGTCCTGAACGACCTGGACTGCCTCGACCAGGAGCGCCGGACCGCGCGGAAGGCGTTCGACGCGAGCGGCCCGCTCGGGCCCGTCGTCGACACGGACGTCGACCCGGTCGGCCTGGAGATGGAGACCCACATCAACGGGGAGCGCCGCCAGCACGACAACACCGAGAACATGTTCGTCAAGCCCCGCGAGGTGGTCGCGTTCATGTCCGAGCGGTTCACCCTGAAGCCGGGCGACGTCATCTCCTTCGGCTCGCCCGCCAACCCCGGACTCGTCGAACCGGGCGACGAGATCGAGATCCGGTACGAGGGTATCGGGACGCTGCGGAACACGGTCGGCGAGCGCGAGTAA
- a CDS encoding type II/IV secretion system ATPase subunit translates to MSDEDPTPPAGSSSDPDGTEEAGSLGDVLADGDGGATAGEEPMPGVADASLGDEEADEDAPIGGQRAARVLGDEGPDEPDSLDTDREAVRGEVLADVRESLLEREAFDAETLDVSEFFDFSYLDRYEEIERRWVNEPYAYVSVVYDPEGREYRYRVTEPALDEFESYVRTDLVEYLRNTLLYRDVESVSERREVFESEVADIVADRARSVSRLTRRKLLYYLRRDFLEFGPIDPIMRDPAIEDVSCDGANVPVFVYHRAFRDLDTNVVFEPRRLSSYTVRLAQRAGKTISVSDPLVDATLPDGSRLQLTLGGEVATRGANFTIRKFSDVPFSPVDMINWNTFSLEQMVYFWLAIENNKSLIFAGGTGSGKTSSMNAISFFIPPNSKVISIEDTREVDLPHSNWIQSVTRDSTTREGRGQVTMYDLLQAALRQRPEYLLVGEIRTQERVALTFFQAMGTGHTAYTTMHADSIETVLNRLQNPPLSVPTAMIQDLDIVSIQKQSFLGDQRVRRNQGIIEVVDRQDDPSRVQTRDVYDWDAASDTHERVGESDVLAQVADERGWSQAELDREIARREAVLGFLIEEDITDYRDVASVTHLYQKDPEYVLQQVRERGYEVS, encoded by the coding sequence ATGAGCGACGAGGACCCGACGCCCCCGGCAGGTTCGTCGAGTGACCCTGACGGGACCGAGGAAGCCGGCTCGCTCGGCGATGTCCTCGCCGACGGCGACGGCGGGGCGACGGCCGGGGAGGAACCGATGCCGGGCGTGGCGGACGCCTCGCTGGGCGACGAAGAAGCCGACGAGGACGCACCGATCGGCGGCCAGCGTGCGGCACGCGTCCTCGGTGACGAGGGCCCCGACGAGCCGGACTCGCTGGACACCGACCGCGAGGCGGTCCGCGGGGAGGTCCTCGCCGATGTCCGCGAGTCGCTGCTCGAACGGGAGGCGTTCGATGCGGAGACGCTGGACGTCTCGGAGTTCTTCGACTTCTCCTACCTGGACCGGTACGAGGAGATCGAGCGCCGGTGGGTGAACGAGCCGTACGCCTACGTCTCCGTCGTCTACGACCCGGAGGGGCGGGAGTACCGCTACCGGGTGACCGAACCCGCGCTGGACGAGTTCGAGAGCTACGTCCGGACGGACCTCGTCGAGTACCTCCGGAACACGCTGCTGTACCGGGACGTGGAGTCGGTGTCCGAGCGCCGCGAGGTGTTCGAGTCCGAGGTGGCCGACATCGTGGCCGACCGGGCGCGAAGCGTCTCGCGGCTGACCCGGCGGAAACTGCTCTACTACCTCCGGCGTGACTTCCTGGAGTTCGGCCCCATCGACCCCATCATGCGCGACCCGGCCATCGAGGACGTCTCCTGTGATGGGGCCAACGTCCCCGTGTTCGTCTACCACCGGGCGTTCCGCGACCTGGACACGAACGTGGTCTTCGAGCCCCGGCGGCTCTCCTCGTACACGGTCCGGCTGGCCCAGCGCGCGGGCAAGACCATCAGCGTCAGCGACCCGCTCGTGGACGCGACGCTCCCCGACGGCTCTCGACTACAGCTCACACTCGGCGGCGAGGTGGCGACCCGGGGGGCGAACTTCACCATCCGGAAGTTCTCCGACGTGCCGTTCTCGCCGGTCGACATGATCAACTGGAACACCTTCTCGCTGGAGCAGATGGTCTACTTCTGGCTGGCCATCGAGAACAACAAGTCGCTCATCTTCGCCGGCGGCACCGGCTCCGGCAAGACCAGCTCGATGAACGCCATCTCCTTCTTCATCCCGCCGAACAGCAAGGTCATCTCCATCGAGGACACCCGCGAGGTGGACCTGCCCCACTCGAACTGGATCCAGTCGGTCACGCGGGACTCGACCACCCGCGAGGGCCGTGGGCAGGTGACGATGTACGACCTGCTGCAGGCGGCGCTCCGCCAGCGCCCCGAGTACCTGCTCGTCGGCGAGATACGGACCCAGGAGCGGGTCGCGCTGACCTTCTTCCAGGCGATGGGCACCGGCCACACCGCCTACACGACGATGCACGCCGACAGCATCGAGACGGTGCTCAATCGGCTCCAGAACCCGCCGCTGTCGGTCCCGACGGCGATGATCCAGGACCTCGACATCGTGAGCATCCAGAAGCAGTCGTTCCTCGGCGACCAGCGCGTCCGGCGCAACCAGGGCATCATCGAGGTCGTCGACCGACAGGACGACCCGTCGCGGGTGCAGACCCGTGACGTCTACGACTGGGACGCTGCGAGCGACACCCACGAGCGGGTCGGCGAGTCCGACGTCCTGGCGCAGGTGGCCGACGAGCGGGGCTGGTCGCAGGCCGAGCTCGACCGGGAGATCGCCCGGCGGGAGGCCGTCCTCGGCTTCCTCATCGAGGAGGACATCACCGACTACCGCGACGTGGCATCGGTCACGCACCTCTACCAGAAGGACCCGGAGTACGTCCTCCAGCAGGTCCGGGAGCGGGGCTACGAGGTCTCCTGA
- a CDS encoding DUF7511 domain-containing protein — translation MNEQDETGEQPTNDGRVAAAGGTLEETAPDDPPQLASTLVRYDGQPDQVTVYPPDMSSVERMSTWITVDADDCLEPTEMR, via the coding sequence ATGAACGAACAGGACGAGACGGGTGAACAGCCGACGAACGACGGTCGCGTCGCAGCTGCAGGGGGGACGCTCGAGGAGACGGCGCCCGACGACCCGCCTCAGCTCGCGAGCACCCTCGTCCGGTACGACGGTCAGCCGGATCAGGTGACGGTGTATCCGCCGGACATGAGCAGTGTGGAGCGGATGTCCACGTGGATCACCGTCGACGCGGACGACTGTCTGGAGCCGACCGAGATGCGGTAA
- the tpiA gene encoding triose-phosphate isomerase: protein MFVLINLKTYPCDPVAVAEAAADVAADTDARVAVAPEAADLRRVAGVLDGSDAEAFAQHVDPVEPGSNTGHTLAETVADAGAVGTLCNHSERRLRLDRIDGALDAAERVGIETVVCGNTPEQVAAAAALGPDAVAVEPPALIGTGTPVSAADPDIVEDAVAAVEAVDEDVSVFCGAGISTGEDVVAARDLGAEGVLLASGVAKADDPRAALADLVDPL from the coding sequence ATGTTCGTCCTCATCAACCTGAAGACGTACCCGTGTGACCCCGTGGCCGTCGCGGAGGCCGCCGCGGACGTGGCTGCCGACACCGACGCCCGCGTGGCGGTCGCGCCCGAGGCGGCCGACCTCCGACGGGTCGCCGGGGTACTGGACGGGAGCGACGCCGAGGCGTTCGCCCAGCACGTCGACCCGGTCGAGCCGGGGAGCAACACCGGCCACACGCTGGCCGAGACCGTGGCGGACGCGGGGGCCGTCGGGACGCTCTGCAACCACTCCGAGCGCCGGCTCCGGCTGGACCGCATCGACGGCGCCCTCGACGCCGCCGAACGCGTCGGTATCGAGACCGTGGTCTGTGGCAACACGCCCGAGCAGGTGGCCGCCGCGGCGGCGCTGGGACCGGACGCCGTCGCGGTCGAGCCGCCGGCGCTCATCGGGACCGGGACGCCCGTCTCCGCGGCCGACCCCGACATCGTCGAGGACGCGGTGGCGGCCGTCGAGGCCGTGGACGAGGACGTCTCCGTCTTCTGTGGCGCCGGCATCTCCACCGGCGAGGACGTGGTCGCCGCCCGTGACCTGGGGGCGGAGGGCGTGCTGCTGGCCTCCGGGGTCGCGAAGGCCGACGACCCGCGGGCGGCGCTGGCTGACCTGGTAGACCCGCTCTGA
- a CDS encoding biotin--[acetyl-CoA-carboxylase] ligase, which translates to MQETRRRVLDALAEGPVTGPELAERLGVSRAAVWKHVEALREADFEVEGTDEGYVLRSVPEYGGPAIEYGLEAPFAVEFHDSLGSTNERARELAADGPEDTVVVAAEQTGGRGRLDREWSSPAGGVWLSVVCRPDLPPAQVPVYTLAAAVAVTRACREAGVEARIKWPNDVLVAVGAGDDLEERKLCGILTEMEGEADRVSWVVVGIGVNVNLDEADLPPEANGTTLRACRERAGHTGDDADVPRRLFVQRLLEAFDELRGDPEAVLPAWREYASTLGRRVRVETPGGEVVGEAVDIEFPGTLVVETDEGTRRVSAGDCEHLRPAE; encoded by the coding sequence ATGCAGGAGACACGACGCCGTGTACTGGACGCGCTGGCCGAGGGACCGGTGACGGGCCCCGAACTCGCCGAGCGGCTGGGCGTCTCGCGGGCGGCCGTCTGGAAGCACGTCGAGGCACTCCGGGAGGCCGACTTCGAGGTCGAGGGCACCGACGAGGGGTACGTCCTCCGCTCGGTCCCGGAGTACGGCGGACCCGCCATCGAGTACGGGCTCGAGGCGCCGTTCGCTGTGGAGTTCCACGACTCGCTGGGGTCGACGAACGAGCGTGCCCGCGAACTGGCCGCCGACGGGCCCGAGGACACGGTCGTCGTCGCGGCCGAGCAGACCGGCGGCCGCGGCCGCCTCGACCGGGAATGGTCCTCGCCGGCGGGCGGCGTCTGGCTCTCGGTCGTCTGCCGGCCTGACCTCCCGCCCGCGCAGGTGCCCGTCTACACGCTCGCGGCGGCGGTGGCCGTCACGCGGGCCTGCCGCGAGGCCGGCGTCGAGGCGCGCATCAAGTGGCCCAACGACGTGCTCGTCGCGGTCGGAGCGGGCGACGACCTCGAGGAGCGGAAGCTCTGTGGCATCCTCACGGAGATGGAGGGTGAGGCCGACCGCGTCTCCTGGGTCGTCGTCGGCATCGGCGTGAACGTCAATCTCGACGAGGCCGACCTGCCCCCGGAGGCGAACGGGACAACGCTCCGCGCCTGCCGGGAGCGCGCGGGCCACACCGGCGACGACGCCGACGTCCCGCGGCGACTGTTCGTCCAGCGGCTGCTGGAGGCGTTCGACGAGCTACGCGGCGACCCCGAGGCCGTTCTGCCGGCGTGGCGCGAGTACGCCAGCACGCTCGGCCGGCGCGTCCGCGTCGAGACGCCAGGCGGCGAGGTGGTCGGGGAGGCCGTCGACATCGAGTTCCCGGGGACGCTCGTGGTCGAGACCGACGAGGGGACCCGGCGCGTCTCCGCGGGCGACTGCGAGCACCTGCGCCCCGCGGAGTGA